In Isoptericola jiangsuensis, the following proteins share a genomic window:
- a CDS encoding prolyl oligopeptidase family serine peptidase yields the protein MSDPTLAPTAPADPHQWLEDVEGADALAWVRDRNDHAHDVLGGPGLDKIEAGVLEVLDSDDRIPDVSRVGDHLYNFWRDAAHPRGLWRRTTLEEYRSASPRWETVLDVDALGAAEDESWVWHGASLLRPTPEQLAAGEPWRRALVDLSPGGSDADVTREFDLVTKEFVPAADGGFERPLAKGSLAWADEDTVYVATDLGPGTVTTSGYPRTVRLWRRGTPLADAVLVHEGREEDLAVSGHRSRTPGFERDLVRRALAFYRSETFLVTAVGTADQTLTRIDVPDSAEVGFHREWLVVDLREDWAVGGRTYAAGSLLTTTVERFLAGARDLTVLFEPTASTSLVGASWTRHHLVVNVLDDVKNAVHVLTPPDLDAGADVTSSWTRSELPVTGDLLTVGVRAVSAVDSDDVWVTTTGFLTPSTLSLATVTGPGADPVAPEPLKAAPAFFDATGMVAEQHFATSDDGTRVPYFVVGRADLVRPADPTTPGTAPTLLYGYGGFEIPLLPGYSGTVGRAWLARGGVHVVANIRGGGEYGPTWHQAALRERRHRAYEDFAAVARDLVARGITSPAHLGTEGRSNGGLLAGNMLTRYPDLFGAVIVGVPLLDMKRYTKLLAGASWAAEYGDPDTDDWEFVRTFSPYHLFDPERTYPPVLFTTSTKDDRVHPGHARKMAALMLAAGKDVTYYENVEGGHGGAADNKQAAHMAAVHYAFLHQHLA from the coding sequence ATGAGTGATCCCACCCTCGCGCCGACCGCTCCCGCCGACCCGCACCAGTGGCTCGAGGACGTCGAGGGGGCCGACGCCCTCGCCTGGGTGCGCGACCGCAACGACCACGCGCACGACGTGCTCGGCGGACCGGGGCTCGACAAGATCGAGGCCGGCGTCCTGGAGGTGCTCGACTCCGACGACCGCATCCCCGACGTCTCCCGCGTCGGCGACCACCTCTACAACTTCTGGCGCGACGCCGCGCACCCCCGCGGCCTGTGGCGCCGCACCACCCTGGAGGAGTACCGCTCCGCGTCCCCGCGCTGGGAGACCGTGCTCGACGTCGACGCGCTCGGTGCGGCCGAGGACGAGTCGTGGGTGTGGCACGGCGCGTCGCTGCTGCGGCCGACGCCCGAGCAGCTCGCGGCCGGCGAGCCGTGGCGGCGCGCCCTGGTGGACCTGTCCCCCGGCGGGTCCGACGCCGACGTCACCCGCGAGTTCGACCTCGTGACCAAGGAGTTCGTGCCGGCCGCCGACGGCGGGTTCGAGCGCCCGCTCGCCAAGGGTTCGCTCGCCTGGGCCGACGAGGACACCGTGTACGTCGCGACCGACCTCGGCCCCGGCACGGTGACGACGTCGGGCTACCCGCGGACCGTGCGGCTGTGGCGTCGCGGCACCCCGCTCGCCGACGCCGTCCTCGTCCACGAGGGGCGCGAGGAGGACCTGGCGGTGTCCGGGCACCGCTCCCGGACCCCCGGGTTCGAGCGCGACCTCGTGCGGCGCGCCCTGGCGTTCTACCGCTCCGAGACGTTCCTCGTCACCGCCGTCGGCACCGCCGACCAGACCCTGACGAGGATCGACGTCCCGGACTCCGCCGAGGTCGGCTTCCACCGCGAGTGGCTCGTGGTGGACCTGCGCGAGGACTGGGCCGTGGGCGGGCGCACCTACGCCGCCGGGTCGCTGCTGACCACCACCGTCGAGCGGTTCCTCGCCGGCGCGCGCGACCTCACGGTGCTGTTCGAGCCCACGGCGAGCACCTCGCTGGTCGGGGCCTCCTGGACGCGGCACCACCTCGTCGTCAACGTGCTCGACGACGTGAAGAACGCGGTGCACGTCCTCACCCCGCCCGACCTCGACGCCGGCGCCGACGTCACCTCCTCGTGGACGCGCTCGGAGCTGCCGGTGACGGGCGACCTCCTCACCGTCGGGGTGCGGGCCGTGTCCGCCGTCGACAGCGACGACGTGTGGGTCACCACCACCGGCTTCCTCACGCCGTCCACGCTGTCGCTCGCCACCGTCACCGGCCCCGGGGCCGACCCCGTCGCCCCGGAACCCCTGAAGGCGGCTCCCGCGTTCTTCGACGCGACCGGCATGGTCGCCGAGCAGCACTTCGCGACGTCCGACGACGGCACCCGCGTCCCCTACTTCGTCGTCGGGCGCGCCGACCTCGTCCGTCCCGCCGACCCGACGACGCCCGGCACAGCGCCCACCCTGCTGTACGGGTACGGCGGGTTCGAGATCCCGCTGCTGCCCGGCTACTCCGGCACCGTCGGGCGGGCGTGGCTCGCCCGCGGTGGCGTGCACGTCGTGGCGAACATCCGCGGCGGTGGCGAGTACGGCCCCACCTGGCACCAGGCGGCCCTGCGCGAGCGGCGCCACCGCGCCTACGAGGACTTCGCCGCCGTCGCGCGCGACCTCGTGGCCCGCGGCATCACGTCGCCCGCGCACCTCGGCACCGAGGGCAGGTCCAACGGCGGCCTGCTCGCCGGGAACATGCTCACCCGGTACCCCGACCTGTTCGGCGCGGTGATCGTCGGGGTGCCGCTGCTCGACATGAAGCGGTACACCAAGCTGCTGGCGGGCGCGTCGTGGGCCGCCGAGTACGGCGACCCCGACACCGACGACTGGGAGTTCGTGCGCACCTTCTCGCCGTACCACCTGTTCGACCCCGAGCGCACCTACCCGCCGGTGCTGTTCACGACGTCCACCAAGGACGACCGCGTGCACCCGGGGCACGCCCGCAAGATGGCCGCCCTCATGCTCGCCGCCGGCAAGGACGTCACCTACTACGAGAACGTCGAGGGCGGGCACGGCGGCGCCGCGGACAACAAGCAGGCCGCGCACATGGCGGCCGTGCACTACGCGTTCCTGCACCAGCACCTCGCCTGA